A portion of the Leptospira broomii serovar Hurstbridge str. 5399 genome contains these proteins:
- the fmt gene encoding methionyl-tRNA formyltransferase: MKIAFFGTPEHSAKLLSSLLEEQHIEILFVVTNPDRPKGRSKTPSPSPVKEVAQRAGLPVFQFESIKKEKEKAVREFSRFQAELYVVFAYGSILPKEVFQFPKFGSINLHGSLLPELRGASPVQTALWKGYSKTGISIQYIGEGMDEGDIIQEKEISISMEDDTGTLMDRITQTGIECLKSLLKENRSECFPAIAQDHSKATYCTKLKSEDRILDFTLPAIDVHNRIRALAPDPGAVCNFRDKRLVLRKTAWTDILESPTVPGRLKRMDRKGLLFQCGDGRFLEIISLQPENKNRMSAADFLNGFRITEEDRFQ; this comes from the coding sequence ATGAAAATCGCTTTTTTCGGCACACCGGAACATTCCGCTAAACTTCTTTCTTCACTCTTAGAAGAACAACATATCGAAATTCTGTTCGTCGTAACAAACCCCGATCGTCCAAAAGGTCGTAGTAAAACCCCGAGTCCAAGTCCCGTAAAAGAAGTCGCTCAACGCGCAGGATTACCGGTATTTCAATTCGAATCGATTAAAAAGGAAAAGGAAAAAGCCGTCCGAGAATTTTCCAGATTCCAAGCCGAGCTATACGTAGTCTTTGCCTACGGATCTATCCTTCCGAAAGAAGTATTTCAATTTCCCAAATTCGGATCGATTAACTTACACGGATCGCTTCTACCTGAATTGCGGGGCGCATCGCCGGTGCAAACCGCCCTTTGGAAAGGATATTCGAAGACTGGAATCAGTATTCAATATATAGGGGAGGGAATGGACGAAGGAGATATCATTCAAGAGAAAGAAATTTCGATTTCTATGGAAGATGATACCGGAACTCTAATGGACCGGATTACCCAAACGGGGATCGAATGTTTAAAGTCCTTGCTTAAAGAAAATAGATCGGAATGCTTTCCGGCGATTGCGCAAGATCATTCTAAAGCTACCTACTGTACTAAACTGAAATCGGAGGATCGAATCCTAGATTTTACTCTTCCTGCAATTGACGTTCATAATCGTATTCGCGCCCTAGCTCCCGATCCCGGAGCGGTTTGCAATTTTCGAGACAAACGACTAGTTCTACGCAAAACTGCTTGGACTGATATCTTAGAATCGCCTACCGTACCAGGGAGATTGAAACGAATGGACAGAAAAGGCCTTCTTTTTCAGTGTGGAGATGGTCGATTCTTGGAAATCATTTCTCTCCAACCGGAGAATAAAAACCGCATGAGCGCGGCGGATTTCCTGAACGGCTTCCGCATCACAGAAGAGGATCGGTTCCAGTGA
- the priA gene encoding replication restart helicase PriA: MIRYAEIAFDLPIQEDTFTYEVPPETPIGVRVRAQLRGRKEEGIVISVHSNEPNYKVLPIEKIIDKIPIITDEQIKLAYWMKEQYLSSLGECIHKMIPKGRRHSKVTFDREETESLPLPLNDEQQTAFENIKDDFGKDAVHLLFGITGSGKTEIYLHLIGDLLKKSDKGVLLLVPEIGLTYHIIRKLEAVFPGQVALLHSALKVSERFKAYMDLMLGKKRIAVGTRSAVFAPVQRLGLIVIDEEHDGSFKEHSSPRYHARQVALQRCRESKAVLVLGSATPALEVYHLAVTGKISLQILSKRPGNAKPPIVRIVENRKDSRLITSELGFAIKQRLDKKEQVILLLNRRGYSPLLYSENEKSYVPCPNCTSHLCFHKKGSVICHLCGYTDSLAHLEAIRGEKLVLLGTGTQKLEEHLLEAFPGSKIERLDQDSIQDRSLLTDVIGRLVHGEIDILTGTQMISKGLDAGRVTLVGVLNAGIGLGLPDFRAGERVFSLLTQVAGRAGRADLLGEVIIETHTPDHPIIRMAIDQNYVKFYESELPIRKELFYPPYSRLIRILSRSPDEQASLKAIEAASTIIKRHLPDLHTILLGPAPCPFYKIDKNFRNHLLIKTTTPSKWRDVLREEVRTIKIPKNVYLELDFNPVDLV, translated from the coding sequence TTGATTCGTTACGCCGAAATCGCCTTTGACCTTCCTATCCAAGAAGACACCTTCACTTACGAAGTTCCCCCGGAAACGCCTATCGGAGTGCGAGTTAGAGCGCAATTGAGAGGTCGGAAAGAAGAGGGCATCGTCATATCAGTCCATTCCAACGAGCCTAACTACAAGGTTCTTCCGATCGAAAAAATCATCGATAAGATTCCTATCATCACGGACGAGCAGATAAAGCTCGCATACTGGATGAAGGAACAGTATCTTTCCTCTTTGGGCGAGTGCATACATAAGATGATTCCCAAGGGAAGAAGGCATTCTAAAGTTACCTTCGATCGAGAAGAAACTGAGTCTCTACCGTTACCGTTAAACGACGAGCAGCAGACAGCATTCGAGAATATTAAAGACGATTTCGGCAAAGATGCAGTTCATCTACTTTTCGGAATTACCGGAAGCGGAAAAACGGAGATCTATTTACATTTAATCGGGGATTTATTAAAGAAAAGCGATAAAGGTGTCTTACTTCTGGTTCCCGAGATCGGATTAACGTATCATATTATCCGAAAACTGGAAGCAGTGTTTCCCGGACAAGTTGCACTATTGCATTCCGCATTAAAAGTTTCGGAACGATTTAAAGCGTACATGGATTTAATGCTGGGAAAGAAGAGGATCGCGGTAGGAACACGATCCGCAGTCTTCGCCCCTGTTCAAAGACTCGGTCTAATCGTTATAGACGAGGAACATGACGGTTCTTTTAAAGAGCATTCCTCTCCCAGGTACCATGCTCGTCAGGTAGCTCTTCAAAGATGCAGGGAGAGCAAGGCTGTTTTAGTTTTGGGCTCTGCAACTCCCGCCTTGGAAGTCTACCACTTAGCTGTCACAGGTAAAATCAGTTTACAGATTCTAAGTAAACGCCCGGGGAATGCAAAACCGCCTATCGTGAGGATCGTGGAAAATCGGAAAGACTCACGACTCATAACTTCAGAACTCGGCTTTGCAATAAAGCAACGTTTAGACAAGAAGGAACAAGTAATCCTTCTATTAAATAGGCGAGGCTATAGCCCCTTATTATATTCAGAAAATGAAAAGTCGTACGTTCCATGCCCCAACTGTACGTCGCATCTCTGCTTTCATAAAAAAGGATCCGTCATTTGCCACCTTTGCGGTTATACGGATTCTTTGGCGCATCTAGAGGCAATCCGAGGAGAAAAGTTAGTATTACTAGGCACCGGTACCCAAAAATTGGAGGAACATTTATTGGAGGCGTTTCCCGGCTCCAAGATCGAACGTCTAGATCAAGATTCAATCCAGGATCGGTCCTTGTTGACGGATGTGATAGGCAGACTCGTTCATGGAGAAATCGATATACTAACCGGAACTCAAATGATATCAAAAGGATTGGATGCCGGAAGAGTTACTTTGGTAGGAGTTTTAAATGCAGGGATTGGATTAGGTCTGCCCGATTTCCGGGCTGGAGAGCGAGTTTTCTCCCTCTTAACCCAGGTCGCAGGACGGGCAGGAAGAGCCGATTTACTCGGAGAAGTCATTATAGAAACTCATACGCCTGACCATCCGATCATTCGCATGGCAATTGACCAGAACTACGTAAAATTTTACGAATCCGAACTTCCGATTCGAAAAGAGCTGTTCTATCCTCCGTATTCAAGACTTATCCGAATCCTCTCTAGATCGCCGGATGAACAAGCTTCTCTGAAAGCGATCGAAGCAGCTTCTACGATCATTAAACGACATCTTCCTGACCTCCACACAATCCTTCTCGGCCCTGCACCTTGTCCTTTCTATAAGATAGATAAAAACTTTCGGAATCATTTACTCATCAAAACGACTACTCCGAGTAAATGGAGAGACGTCTTGCGTGAGGAAGTAAGAACGATAAAAATCCCTAAAAACGTTTACTTAGAATTGGATTTTAATCCAGTGGACCTCGTCTGA
- a CDS encoding sigma-54-dependent transcriptional regulator: protein MKIFIVDDELEIRKSLKDILEDEHYEVEHFANGRSFLKQLKSERPGLVLLDVWLGKEDGLTLLDECKKMYPTLPVLMISGHGTIELAVQATKKGAVDFLEKPLSINKVLEAVEGAIVGQGRVEIPEVKLEYDEILGSSPAIQKVKFAIAQAAATNARVFIYGENGTGKELVARTIFKNSKRRDLAYVEVNCAAIPEELIESELFGYVKGAFTGATESRIGKFEAANGGTLFLDEICDMSLSTQAKVLRILQEQRFEKLGSTETISVDVRIIAATNIPVEEAIKEGKFREDLYYRLNVIPIVIPPLRDRKSDIPLLVDYYVALTLTENNLSPKKIENEAISILENHFWPGNIRELKNVVERLCIMTVGDTIRSQDVKDSLTGFLKANDLVEKGDFKRAKEEFERQYIVKTLQMNEGNVSKTSKTLGIERSHLYRKMKSLGIQAEDIHD from the coding sequence ATGAAAATTTTCATCGTAGACGACGAACTCGAAATCCGAAAATCCCTCAAGGATATCTTGGAGGACGAGCACTACGAAGTCGAACATTTCGCGAACGGTAGATCTTTTTTGAAACAACTTAAATCCGAACGGCCTGGTCTTGTACTTTTAGACGTATGGTTAGGAAAAGAAGATGGGCTTACACTTTTGGACGAATGCAAGAAAATGTATCCCACATTGCCCGTTTTAATGATTTCGGGTCATGGAACGATCGAACTTGCCGTACAAGCGACAAAGAAAGGGGCTGTCGATTTCCTTGAAAAACCGCTGTCGATAAATAAGGTATTGGAAGCCGTAGAAGGAGCGATTGTAGGCCAAGGAAGAGTCGAAATTCCGGAAGTGAAACTGGAATATGATGAAATTTTAGGAAGTTCTCCGGCAATACAAAAGGTGAAATTTGCAATAGCACAGGCTGCAGCTACGAATGCTCGCGTTTTCATCTATGGAGAAAACGGAACGGGCAAAGAATTGGTCGCAAGAACTATATTCAAAAACTCCAAACGAAGAGATCTGGCATATGTTGAAGTAAACTGCGCGGCTATTCCCGAAGAACTAATCGAATCCGAATTGTTCGGATATGTGAAAGGAGCTTTTACCGGAGCCACCGAATCGAGAATCGGGAAATTCGAAGCCGCTAACGGAGGAACCTTATTCTTAGACGAAATCTGTGATATGTCTTTATCCACGCAAGCAAAGGTTCTTAGAATTCTCCAAGAGCAGCGATTCGAAAAACTGGGAAGTACGGAGACAATTTCTGTGGACGTTCGAATTATTGCCGCGACTAATATACCCGTTGAAGAAGCGATCAAGGAAGGAAAGTTTCGTGAAGACCTTTACTATCGATTGAACGTAATTCCTATCGTGATTCCCCCGTTGCGAGATCGCAAATCCGATATCCCGTTACTTGTCGACTATTACGTCGCGCTCACCTTAACGGAGAATAATTTATCTCCTAAAAAAATTGAGAATGAGGCAATTTCAATTCTTGAGAATCATTTCTGGCCGGGTAATATCAGAGAATTGAAAAACGTCGTCGAACGTCTCTGCATTATGACCGTAGGAGATACGATTCGATCCCAAGATGTCAAAGATTCGCTGACTGGTTTCCTAAAGGCGAACGACCTGGTCGAAAAAGGGGATTTCAAAAGAGCTAAGGAAGAATTTGAAAGGCAATACATAGTTAAAACTTTGCAGATGAACGAAGGTAACGTCTCAAAGACCTCCAAGACTCTCGGAATAGAAAGGTCGCATCTTTACCGCAAAATGAAATCCCTTGGGATCCAAGCGGAGGATATCCATGACTAG